From a region of the Vicinamibacterales bacterium genome:
- a CDS encoding SulP family inorganic anion transporter, whose product MHQPASFVENLKSDLPASLVVFLVATPLCLGIALASGAPLAAGLISGIIGGIVVGAASGSALGVSGPAAGLAVIVLTAIQDLGSFEAFLVAVALAGVIQIALGFAGAGVIGYYFPSSVIKGMLAGIGLTIILKQLPHAVGYDATPEGPLAFAPPGSENTVSGLAHMFASIQPGALVVALASLAALMLWERPAVRRARMSLWIQGPLVAVALGIGLNEFFRRVVPGLTIEPSHLVQIPTASELSRLATLRDLPRPLTSGTQRSTRRRSRSRWWPASRPSCAWKPPTRWTMKRVTPTDRELKAQGLGNLVAGLVGGLPVTQVIVRSSANVQSGARTKTSAVLHGVLLLLAVASVPALLNLIPLAALAAILLTVGYKLAKPAVFRSCIARGGTSSARSWSRSSASSRPTCSWASASG is encoded by the coding sequence ATGCACCAGCCCGCGTCGTTCGTCGAGAACCTGAAGTCCGATCTGCCCGCCAGCCTGGTCGTCTTCCTGGTCGCCACGCCGCTCTGTCTCGGCATTGCCCTGGCGTCCGGAGCGCCCCTGGCGGCGGGCCTCATCTCCGGCATCATCGGCGGTATCGTGGTGGGCGCCGCGAGCGGATCGGCGCTCGGCGTGTCCGGCCCGGCGGCCGGCCTCGCCGTCATCGTGCTCACGGCCATCCAGGACCTCGGGTCGTTCGAGGCCTTCCTGGTCGCCGTCGCCCTGGCCGGCGTGATCCAGATCGCCCTCGGCTTCGCCGGGGCCGGCGTCATCGGCTACTACTTCCCGTCGTCGGTCATCAAGGGGATGCTCGCCGGCATCGGCCTGACCATCATCCTCAAGCAGCTCCCGCACGCGGTCGGCTACGACGCCACCCCGGAGGGGCCGCTGGCGTTCGCCCCGCCCGGAAGCGAGAACACCGTCTCGGGCCTGGCGCACATGTTCGCGTCCATCCAGCCCGGCGCGCTCGTCGTCGCCCTGGCGTCGCTCGCCGCGCTCATGCTGTGGGAGCGGCCGGCCGTCCGCCGCGCCCGGATGAGCCTCTGGATCCAGGGCCCGCTCGTCGCCGTGGCGCTGGGCATCGGGCTGAACGAGTTCTTCCGCCGCGTGGTGCCCGGCCTCACCATCGAGCCCTCGCACCTGGTGCAGATTCCGACCGCATCAGAGCTGAGCAGGCTCGCCACGCTCCGTGACCTTCCCCGACCTCTCACCTCGGGAACGCAGCGATCTACACGACGGCGATCACGCTCGCGGTGGTGGCCAGCCTCGAGACCCTCCTGTGCGTGGAAGCCGCCGACAAGATGGACGATGAAGCGGGTCACGCCGACGGACCGCGAGCTCAAGGCGCAGGGGCTGGGCAACCTGGTGGCGGGCCTCGTCGGCGGCCTGCCGGTCACGCAGGTCATCGTCCGGAGCTCCGCCAACGTCCAGTCGGGCGCCCGGACGAAGACGTCCGCCGTGTTGCACGGCGTCCTGCTGCTCCTGGCGGTGGCCAGCGTGCCCGCGCTGCTGAACCTGATTCCGCTGGCCGCCCTCGCCGCGATCCTGCTCACGGTCGGCTACAAGCTGGCGAAGCCCGCGGTCTTCAGATCATGTATCGCCAGGGGTGGTACCAGTTCGGCCCGTTCCTGGTCACGGTCGTCGGCATCCTCGCGACCGACCTGCTCGTGGGCATCGGCCTCGGGATGA